In one Mucilaginibacter ginsenosidivorax genomic region, the following are encoded:
- a CDS encoding site-specific integrase, which translates to MLEKSLGLMFFLKQPRNYDGGEMYIYLKITVDGVSKDVSIKRSWLPSRWNSKGNRAIGNKEDAKALNEFLDVMQNKAYDARKHLIDRGKVVTSLAIVELLSGINERKWMLLLLFEVHNKDLKKMIGKGVAKGTYTNFNTSYKHTCKFIKVIYKVDDINIRSLDLEFIKKLYNWYRTDLELNHNSALKNIANMKKIVLDCVDNGWLVGDPFAKFEMTREDVDTVYLDKEEIQRIASKNIQNERLSRVRDLFVFCCFTGLSFIDVKQLKRSEVTLAHNSELRIYKNRQKTGTPAAIPLLPIALLILKKYQDDATCLAKDMLLPVLSNQKYNSYLKEIADTCKVNKELTSKMARNSFATTVTLANNVPMETISKMMGHKSLKQTQHYAKVLAIKVTEDMVTLKKTLAKKKFIPDQKIMLG; encoded by the coding sequence ATGTTAGAAAAAAGTTTAGGCTTAATGTTTTTTTTAAAACAGCCAAGAAATTATGATGGGGGTGAAATGTATATCTACCTCAAGATTACTGTAGACGGTGTTTCCAAAGACGTTTCTATTAAACGTTCCTGGCTTCCTTCCAGATGGAATTCAAAAGGGAACCGTGCCATCGGCAATAAAGAAGATGCAAAAGCACTTAACGAGTTCCTTGATGTTATGCAAAATAAAGCGTACGATGCGAGGAAGCATTTGATCGACCGGGGTAAAGTGGTAACATCTTTAGCAATAGTAGAATTGTTATCCGGGATTAATGAGCGGAAGTGGATGTTGCTTTTGTTGTTCGAAGTGCATAACAAAGACTTAAAGAAAATGATTGGTAAAGGTGTCGCTAAAGGGACTTATACTAATTTTAACACATCCTATAAACATACCTGCAAATTTATTAAGGTCATCTATAAAGTTGACGATATCAATATCCGCTCACTGGACTTGGAATTCATTAAGAAGCTATATAACTGGTATCGTACAGATTTAGAACTTAACCATAATTCAGCATTGAAAAACATTGCCAATATGAAAAAGATTGTATTGGATTGCGTGGATAACGGATGGCTGGTAGGGGATCCATTCGCCAAGTTTGAGATGACAAGAGAAGATGTGGATACTGTCTACCTGGATAAAGAAGAAATTCAGCGAATAGCATCTAAAAACATCCAGAATGAACGATTGTCCCGAGTAAGAGATCTGTTCGTCTTTTGTTGTTTTACCGGTCTTTCCTTCATTGATGTCAAGCAATTGAAACGTTCCGAAGTAACCTTGGCCCATAACAGTGAACTAAGAATTTATAAGAACAGGCAAAAGACAGGGACACCGGCAGCGATACCACTATTGCCAATTGCACTTCTGATTTTAAAAAAATACCAGGATGATGCGACGTGTTTAGCAAAAGATATGCTATTACCAGTGTTGAGTAACCAAAAGTATAATTCATATCTAAAAGAAATTGCTGATACCTGTAAGGTAAATAAGGAACTTACTTCCAAAATGGCCAGAAATTCATTCGCTACAACGGTGACTTTAGCAAATAATGTTCCAATGGAAACCATCAGTAAAATGATGGGACACAAGAGTCTAAAGCAAACACAGCATTATGCCAAGGTACTGGCTATCAAGGTAACCGAAGACATGGTCACGCTGAAGAAAACGTTGGCTAAAAAGAAATTTATTCCTGACCAAAAGATTATGTTAGGTTAG
- a CDS encoding HD family phosphohydrolase, which produces MAKLSTSRQKALMRKYARNVKFLMMLVSICLIVFFLPKQAKFSYEYEKGRIWNQKDLVSPYNFAILKTPQEIDNEKKTAYESITPVYQLDAAAGGQQIDGFKTDLEIKWHNAGINDKLKSKYIDAGIALLTNLYETGILKLNDKYLQHTNNYPITILNKNVATDKNTNTLFTKESALAYCDKVLSKRTDIDRAFMLDLLQNRIQNNLSYDDNLTVRLEKEVYDGLSITRGMVQKGEVIVYKGSIINDDVYQKLESYKKAFENNARVNGNHVLVLLGQFLLVSIAISLLMIFLYLFRKDIYADNRLVSLILLVITAMLATLSAAIKFQFPVNLYYIPYCIVPIIIRILFDTRLALNIHLLVVLIAGFFVPNSFEFAYYEITAGMVSIYSIKNLIRREQFLISAGIIVFTYSVAFLGISFIREGTFLEIDWMDFLPFVVSVLLTLLAYPMIYIFEKIFSLTSDITLIELTNTNAPLLRELAFTAPGTFQHSLQVANLAENAIYSIGGNALLVRAGALYHDIGKMENPLFFIENQTSGFNPHDKLPYEESAQVIIRHVSKGIEMARKANLPEVIIDFIRTHHGNTRVDYFYQSSLKNFPEKFINENIFRYPGPIPFTKEAGVLMLADSVEAASRSLKEPDEESISVLVDRIVKYKLDQNQLKDSNITLKDIETIKEIFKRMLMSIYHVRIDY; this is translated from the coding sequence ATGGCAAAACTATCTACCTCGCGGCAAAAAGCCTTAATGCGCAAATATGCCCGCAACGTTAAGTTTTTGATGATGCTGGTGAGCATCTGCCTTATCGTTTTCTTTTTACCCAAGCAGGCTAAATTTAGTTATGAGTACGAAAAAGGACGCATCTGGAACCAAAAGGACCTGGTATCGCCCTATAATTTTGCTATCCTGAAAACCCCACAGGAAATTGATAACGAAAAGAAGACTGCTTACGAAAGCATTACCCCGGTATACCAGCTTGACGCTGCCGCGGGAGGCCAGCAGATAGACGGTTTTAAAACTGATTTGGAAATCAAGTGGCATAACGCGGGGATTAATGATAAACTTAAATCGAAATATATTGATGCCGGAATAGCCTTGTTAACAAATTTGTATGAAACAGGCATTTTAAAACTCAATGATAAATACCTGCAACATACCAACAACTATCCCATTACTATTTTAAATAAAAACGTAGCAACCGATAAAAACACCAATACCCTTTTCACTAAAGAAAGCGCCCTGGCTTATTGCGATAAGGTATTGAGTAAGCGAACAGATATTGACAGGGCTTTTATGCTCGATTTGTTGCAAAACCGCATCCAGAATAATTTAAGCTATGATGATAACCTTACCGTAAGGCTGGAAAAAGAAGTGTACGACGGCCTGTCTATCACCCGCGGAATGGTACAAAAGGGTGAGGTAATAGTTTATAAAGGCTCTATTATTAATGATGATGTTTATCAAAAACTTGAATCGTATAAAAAGGCTTTTGAAAATAATGCCCGCGTAAACGGTAACCACGTATTGGTGCTGCTTGGGCAGTTTTTGCTGGTATCTATAGCCATATCGTTACTCATGATATTCCTTTACCTTTTTCGTAAGGATATTTATGCCGATAACCGCCTGGTAAGTTTAATATTGCTGGTAATTACGGCCATGCTGGCCACGCTGTCGGCCGCTATTAAATTCCAGTTCCCGGTAAACCTTTATTACATACCGTATTGTATAGTGCCAATCATCATCCGCATTTTGTTTGATACCCGTTTGGCGCTTAATATTCATTTGCTGGTGGTTTTAATTGCGGGCTTTTTTGTGCCCAATAGCTTTGAATTTGCTTACTATGAAATAACCGCCGGAATGGTGTCTATTTATAGTATCAAAAATCTTATCCGCCGCGAGCAGTTCCTTATTTCGGCCGGCATTATCGTGTTCACCTATTCTGTGGCTTTCCTGGGCATTTCGTTTATCAGGGAAGGTACCTTCCTGGAGATTGACTGGATGGATTTTTTGCCTTTTGTAGTGAGCGTGCTGCTTACCCTGCTGGCCTACCCAATGATTTATATTTTTGAGAAGATATTTTCGCTTACCTCGGATATTACGCTTATCGAGCTTACAAACACCAACGCGCCTTTACTGCGCGAACTGGCGTTTACGGCACCTGGCACCTTTCAGCATTCGTTACAGGTAGCTAATTTGGCCGAGAATGCCATTTATAGTATAGGAGGCAACGCGTTACTGGTTAGGGCCGGTGCCTTGTACCACGATATTGGTAAAATGGAAAACCCGCTGTTTTTTATTGAAAACCAAACCTCGGGTTTTAACCCTCATGATAAGTTGCCTTATGAAGAGAGTGCGCAGGTAATTATTCGTCACGTAAGCAAAGGGATTGAGATGGCGCGTAAAGCAAACCTGCCCGAAGTTATTATCGATTTTATCCGTACCCACCATGGTAATACCCGGGTTGACTATTTTTACCAGTCGTCATTGAAGAATTTTCCCGAAAAATTCATCAACGAGAACATTTTTAGGTACCCCGGGCCTATCCCTTTCACCAAAGAGGCCGGCGTTTTGATGCTTGCCGACTCGGTTGAGGCCGCTTCGCGCTCATTAAAGGAGCCTGATGAAGAATCGATAAGTGTTTTGGTAGATAGGATTGTAAAATATAAGCTGGATCAGAACCAGTTGAAAGACAGTAATATAACCTTGAAAGATATAGAAACCATTAAAGAAATATTTAAGCGAATGCTGATGAGCATTTACCACGTGCGGATAGATTATTAA
- a CDS encoding SPFH domain-containing protein, protein MDSEKTINPPSGFAAFALLLVVLAVAAVCLFIGEEPVGAILGVLGFIFILPGLVIVNPNESKVLTLFGKYVGTVKKDGFFWVNPFTVKRKVSLRAFNLNGQQLKVNDSIGNPIEIAAVIVWQIKDTASAVFAVENYIQYVNIQSEAAVRHLANSFPYDNLEDETATITLRGGAEQVSLLLEKELNERLDRAGIEVLEARISHLAYAPEIAHSMLQVQQASAIIAARRLIVEGAVGMVEMALNKLSEKNIVELDEERKAAMVSNLLVVLCGDRSVNPVVNTGTLYH, encoded by the coding sequence ATGGACTCTGAAAAAACCATCAACCCTCCTTCTGGCTTTGCGGCTTTTGCCTTACTGCTTGTTGTATTGGCTGTAGCTGCTGTTTGCTTATTTATTGGCGAAGAACCTGTAGGCGCCATTTTAGGCGTACTGGGTTTTATCTTTATACTACCCGGCCTGGTTATAGTAAACCCCAACGAATCAAAAGTGCTTACCCTTTTTGGTAAATATGTGGGCACCGTAAAAAAAGACGGCTTTTTTTGGGTAAACCCTTTTACCGTAAAAAGAAAAGTTTCATTAAGGGCATTTAACCTTAACGGGCAGCAATTAAAAGTTAACGATAGCATTGGTAACCCAATTGAAATTGCCGCGGTAATTGTATGGCAGATAAAGGATACCGCCAGCGCTGTGTTCGCCGTGGAAAATTATATCCAGTACGTAAACATACAAAGCGAAGCTGCCGTAAGGCACCTGGCCAATTCGTTCCCGTATGATAACCTGGAAGATGAAACAGCCACCATTACCTTACGCGGCGGTGCCGAGCAGGTAAGTCTTTTGCTGGAAAAAGAACTAAACGAAAGGCTCGACCGCGCCGGTATTGAAGTACTGGAAGCACGGATATCGCACCTGGCCTACGCGCCCGAAATTGCACACTCTATGTTACAGGTACAACAGGCTTCGGCTATTATTGCCGCCCGCAGGCTTATTGTTGAGGGAGCTGTAGGTATGGTGGAGATGGCGCTAAATAAGCTATCAGAAAAAAACATAGTGGAGCTTGACGAAGAACGGAAAGCAGCTATGGTTAGTAACCTGCTGGTTGTATTATGTGGCGACAGGAGCGTTAACCCGGTTGTAAACACAGGCACCTTATATCATTAA
- a CDS encoding ribbon-helix-helix domain-containing protein, whose translation MAEKKAFVLRINPDVLKELEAWAAEEFRSTNGQIEYLMQQALLARKKGAKKKKE comes from the coding sequence ATGGCTGAAAAAAAGGCATTTGTGTTACGCATTAATCCTGATGTATTAAAGGAACTGGAAGCCTGGGCTGCCGAAGAATTCAGAAGCACCAACGGGCAAATAGAATACCTGATGCAGCAGGCGCTGCTTGCGCGTAAAAAAGGAGCGAAGAAGAAAAAAGAGTAA
- a CDS encoding HigA family addiction module antitoxin has protein sequence MESMMPPVHPGAILREDILKEMKLSITKAAENLHISRKQLSEVVNEGAGISAEMAVRLEDAFGVAAEFWLDMQKTYDIWKVKHSGRVHGIRRIGHEPIGHAS, from the coding sequence ATGGAAAGTATGATGCCACCTGTCCATCCCGGTGCAATTTTAAGGGAGGATATTTTAAAGGAAATGAAGTTGTCGATTACAAAAGCTGCTGAAAATTTGCATATAAGTCGTAAGCAACTGTCTGAAGTTGTTAATGAGGGCGCAGGAATCTCGGCAGAGATGGCGGTGCGCCTGGAAGATGCCTTTGGTGTCGCAGCTGAATTTTGGCTTGACATGCAAAAGACATATGATATTTGGAAGGTTAAGCATAGCGGGCGTGTACATGGCATCCGCCGGATTGGACACGAGCCCATCGGGCATGCTTCTTAA
- a CDS encoding type II toxin-antitoxin system RelE/ParE family toxin — MIESIAHKGLRLLWEKNDASKLPSEQVEKIRRILSILNTAKTLDPLRMIPGYKLHSLSGDLKGFWSVWVTGNYRIYFRFEEGSVFDINYSDYH; from the coding sequence ATGATTGAAAGCATTGCACATAAAGGTTTAAGGCTACTTTGGGAAAAGAATGATGCTTCAAAACTTCCAAGTGAACAGGTTGAAAAAATCAGGCGTATACTTTCAATATTAAATACAGCCAAGACTTTAGATCCACTGCGGATGATTCCCGGTTATAAGCTACATTCTTTGAGTGGTGACCTAAAAGGGTTTTGGTCTGTTTGGGTTACCGGTAACTACCGGATTTATTTTAGATTTGAAGAGGGTAGTGTTTTTGATATTAATTATTCGGATTACCATTAA
- a CDS encoding acetyl-CoA C-acyltransferase yields MREVVIVAATRTPIGSFGGSLAAIGATQLGALVIKSAVEKAGLKPDQVQEVYMGNVMSANLGQAPATQAAIFAGLPYLPATTINKVCASGMKAIMLAAQSIALGQNDIAVAGGMESMSNVPYYLDKARNGYRLGNGQIIDGLVKDGLWDVYNDYHMGSAAELCAVDCNISREDQDAFAIESYNRAQKAQAAGRFKDEISPVELKDKKGDVTLFADDEEPKAVKFDKIPSLKPVFKKDGTVTAANASTLNDGAAALVLMSREKADELGIKPLARIVSYADAQQAPEWFTTAPSKAIPLALHKASLSSDEIDFFEINEAFSVVAIANNQLLKLDPAKVNVNGGAVSLGHPLGASGARIIVTLINVLQQNQGKFGAAGICNGGGGASAMVIENLR; encoded by the coding sequence ATGAGAGAAGTAGTAATAGTAGCCGCCACCCGTACGCCTATTGGTAGTTTCGGTGGCAGCTTAGCCGCTATAGGCGCCACACAACTTGGGGCGCTGGTAATCAAATCGGCAGTTGAAAAGGCCGGGTTAAAGCCAGATCAGGTTCAGGAAGTTTATATGGGGAATGTAATGTCGGCCAATTTGGGGCAGGCACCGGCTACCCAGGCAGCTATATTTGCCGGCCTACCCTATTTACCCGCCACTACAATCAATAAAGTTTGCGCTTCGGGCATGAAAGCTATTATGCTTGCTGCACAAAGCATAGCCCTTGGGCAAAACGACATTGCGGTTGCCGGGGGTATGGAGAGCATGAGCAACGTACCCTATTATTTAGATAAAGCCCGCAACGGCTATCGCTTAGGCAACGGGCAAATTATTGATGGCCTGGTAAAAGATGGCCTTTGGGATGTATATAACGATTACCACATGGGCTCGGCAGCCGAGCTTTGCGCCGTTGATTGTAACATCAGCCGTGAAGACCAGGATGCATTTGCCATTGAATCATACAACCGTGCACAAAAAGCCCAGGCAGCGGGCAGGTTCAAGGATGAAATAAGCCCTGTTGAACTAAAAGATAAAAAAGGCGATGTTACCCTGTTTGCCGATGACGAGGAACCTAAAGCCGTTAAGTTTGACAAAATCCCTTCATTAAAACCCGTATTTAAAAAAGATGGCACGGTAACCGCGGCCAATGCATCAACCTTAAATGATGGTGCTGCAGCTTTAGTATTAATGAGCCGCGAAAAGGCTGATGAGCTGGGCATTAAACCGCTTGCCCGTATTGTATCCTATGCCGATGCGCAGCAGGCGCCCGAGTGGTTTACTACCGCCCCGTCAAAAGCCATCCCATTAGCATTACACAAAGCCAGTTTGTCATCAGATGAAATCGACTTTTTCGAGATAAACGAGGCGTTTTCTGTTGTAGCTATCGCCAATAACCAATTGTTAAAGCTCGATCCTGCAAAAGTTAACGTAAATGGCGGTGCCGTTTCATTAGGCCACCCACTGGGCGCATCGGGTGCACGAATCATTGTTACCTTAATTAACGTATTACAACAAAACCAGGGCAAATTTGGTGCGGCCGGAATTTGTAACGGCGGCGGCGGCGCCAGCGCAATGGTTATCGAAAATTTACGTTAG